From Brevinematales bacterium:
GATCAACGTGATTGTCTCGACCCAGCAGATTGTCGGGAATTCCGCGCAGGAGAAATACCGTCCGGTCGGCACGTACCCGATGAAAAAAATCGGCGTTACCAACGGCCTCGACCTCTGGGAGACCGGGTTTACCCTGAAGGATATCGCGGTCTACGGGTATCACTTTGAAATCTATAAGACCGGAGACGACAAGGTATGCCTCGGGGATAACACCCATAAGGTCGATGTGCCTTACGTCAATATCAAGGGTACGGGCGGCATCGGCGAAATAGCCCCGTTCAGCAAATATATCTTCCCTTATACCCTCACCGTGTATACCAATAATTACCATATGCCGGCATGGTCGGATAAAATGATCATCTATTATATCTTTCCCGACCGTTTCAAGAACGGCAATAAAAAGAACGACCCTGTCATAGGAAAAACCAAGTTCTACGGGCAGAAGGACATCGAGTTCCATACCAACTGGAACGACCCTCTCCCGTATCGTCCGGGTAACGACGACGGGTGCAAGCTCGACGATAACGAATACTGTAACGATTTCTACGGCGGAGACCTCGACGGTATCATCCAGAAACTCGATTACCTCAGGACGCTCGGGGTGAACGTTATCTATATCAACCCGATATTCTTCGCGCCGTCGAACCATAAGTACGATACCGGGGATTATCTGAAGATCGACCCGATGTTCGGAGACCTTGCCGTGTTCAAGAAACTGGTCGCCGAGGCTAAGAAGCGCGGTATTGTCATTATACTCGATACGTCGCTCAATCACTGCGGTTCCGACTCGGTCTATATGGACAGGTACGGAAAGTATCCCACATTCGGCGCATTCGAGGGTGAAGTCATCCAGGAAAAATCTCCCTACTACGACTGGTTCGAATTCGTTCCCAAAGCGGGAACCGCCGACCAGAAGTACCAGCAATGGGCGAACCCGACTCTCGCGAACCTCAAGGAATCGCCGTCCTATAAGAACTTCGCGTTCATCGCTCCCGATTCGGTGACCAAGTATTGGATGGCTCAGGGCTCCGCGGGATGGCGCATGGACGTTACCCCGTGGGTCACCGATCAGTTCTGGAGAGAATGGCGTACCGAGCTGAAGAAGGCATACCCCGACGCGTTCACGTTCTCCGAGGTATGGTTCGACGCATCGAAGTACCTGATCGGCGATATGTTCGACTCGACGATGAACTATATTTTCCGCTCGTCGGCGATCAATTTCGCGAAGGGCGGCGACGCATTAAAGACGGTCGAGGCGCTCGAAATGGTGCGGGAGAATTATCCCGAGCCCGTGTTCTATAAACTGATGAACCTGATATCCGGGCACGATCTCCCCCGCGCGTTTTATGAGATCGGGTATACCAAGTACGATAAGAAAAATTACGAAAAGATGAAAGCCCGTCTCGAACTGATATTCGTCCTGCAGTTCACCTATCCCGGCGCGCCCGCGATTTATTACGGCGACGAGATCGGGATGACAGGCGGCGCCGACCCGTTCAACCGCGGCCCATATCCGTGGCAGGAGGACGGCGGCTCCTACGGCAATTACGACTTCCTCCCGTTCGCGCAGAAGCTCGCGAAGATTCGCACCGATAATCCCGTGTTCTCTCTCGGAAAAATCGGCATGCTTTATTGTGATACTCATACGATCAGCTATAAGCGTTGGGACGATAAATCGTTCGCGATCGTGGTGATGAACAACAGTAAAAAGGACGCGGCGGAATTCGAATGGAAGAATGTCGCTGACGGGGAATATACGGATATGCTTAGCGGAAAGACGGTTACTGTAAAGACAGGCGAGCCGTTCGAACTGCCCCCGCTCAGTTATGCGGTACTGCTGAAGAAATAACGATCCTCCTAAAGGAAGCGGCCGTTCTGGGGCGTGTTGACGAAGTCGGAAATTTAACTATTTTCCGTCACTGCGATGAGCAAAGTGAAGAAGCAGTCTATATAATATTATAACCATTAATAAAATAGATTGCTTCGGCTATGGTTCGGCATCCCGCTGAACGCGGGACCTGTCTACCTTCTCCGCAGGTAGAAGGCAGGCAAGCGTTCACCATGACGCCTCGCAATGACATTATGAGTTCGTCTA
This genomic window contains:
- a CDS encoding glycoside hydrolase family 13 protein produces the protein MKKAFILIIAAFIYVSCGGNVRPETPWSIYEAGVSPKVETSIDTSMILFNSRDPFFKTPFGAVVQGTPVTLHILTKKDEITMINVIVSTQQIVGNSAQEKYRPVGTYPMKKIGVTNGLDLWETGFTLKDIAVYGYHFEIYKTGDDKVCLGDNTHKVDVPYVNIKGTGGIGEIAPFSKYIFPYTLTVYTNNYHMPAWSDKMIIYYIFPDRFKNGNKKNDPVIGKTKFYGQKDIEFHTNWNDPLPYRPGNDDGCKLDDNEYCNDFYGGDLDGIIQKLDYLRTLGVNVIYINPIFFAPSNHKYDTGDYLKIDPMFGDLAVFKKLVAEAKKRGIVIILDTSLNHCGSDSVYMDRYGKYPTFGAFEGEVIQEKSPYYDWFEFVPKAGTADQKYQQWANPTLANLKESPSYKNFAFIAPDSVTKYWMAQGSAGWRMDVTPWVTDQFWREWRTELKKAYPDAFTFSEVWFDASKYLIGDMFDSTMNYIFRSSAINFAKGGDALKTVEALEMVRENYPEPVFYKLMNLISGHDLPRAFYEIGYTKYDKKNYEKMKARLELIFVLQFTYPGAPAIYYGDEIGMTGGADPFNRGPYPWQEDGGSYGNYDFLPFAQKLAKIRTDNPVFSLGKIGMLYCDTHTISYKRWDDKSFAIVVMNNSKKDAAEFEWKNVADGEYTDMLSGKTVTVKTGEPFELPPLSYAVLLKK